A segment of the Panicum hallii strain FIL2 chromosome 1, PHallii_v3.1, whole genome shotgun sequence genome:
GCGGCAGGTTCTGTCTGAAATTATCTCGTGGGCTCTTCCTTGATCCGATCATTACCAGCAAGGATTTGTTTCGGAAATGATATGAAAGAAAATCATGGCCGCGTGGAGGAGAACCAACTTGATGGGCTGTCTAATGCGTTGCATCTGCTTAGTCCTTTAGGCCTGGCTGTCTGCAGACTGCAGCGAACTCGACTCATCATAGGCTGTCGGACGCAGCAGCGTAGCTGTGCGTAGGCTGGGACAAAACATTCGGCCCAGCGGCCGGCTTGTTTGTGTACCAGCCCCCTCTCTGTCAGCCGGATTTAGGGCCTGCTGCACCCTGGACCTGGCCCTATCTGATTGCTGCTACCTCTGGCTTTCCTTGTGGCCCAGTCTAGCGTATGGCAATCGCTCGCGCAACTCGCAGGATaggctgcaggctgcagccGTGTTCTTGGGGACTATGGAATGGAAGTATGAAACGATACGGCACGCAGTACGCACCAATGGTTTATGATTTATGCCATGGATTTTCTTTCACTATATTTGAATGAAAAATCTTGAATTCGACACCCCCAAATCAACAATTTCCTACACGTTGCTCCCTCTATTCATTTTCTGGCTTCGCCCCTGATTTATTCCACCCATTTCATAACTTCCTGACACACCGATGCACCGACACAGAACGTTTGGGAATACCAGAGTCCTGTACATTGTTCCACAGCTTCAGCGCTCCTCGTACGCTTCGACACTTCTGATCAGTCCTTAAAGCGTCGACGAGCTACGACTCCGTACATCGCATTTCATCTTTTAGCTCGTGCTCTTTGGAAGGGGAAGCCATGACAGTTGACACGTGCTTGTGCTCCTGTGTGTCACCGGCGAGAGGTCCGGACATCGATTAccccgcgcctccgcctggTGTTGGTAGGACCCCGCAGCAGTTCGTACACGCTGCCGCGCTGCCGGAGACGGCGCGCGCGTGCCATTGCCGTCTCCGCGCGCGACAAACACCGGCCACCTGCGTTGTCGCATCTTCGTCCGGATCACGCACGCATCCCCCTGGTTCAGATGGCACATCACACAGAAAGGGAGCCTTTCAGAGCTTCATTTCACGGAAGGCAGCAGCAACCTACCGAAAAAAGCCAGCTACTTCCATTGGCACCACCAGGTTCCAAAGATCCCGCCTTGTCCTCAAAGGTTCAACCGGCACAACTCTTATCACACAGTTTGCCTCCGATGTGAGAAATGCAATGCATATCTGTTCTGTTCTTCAGAAGATTGTTGTCATGTCTCGTACACATCCAAATCCGGCGAGCGAGAAATGAAACATAAATACAGTCATCTGTTGCTTCATCAGTCCTAAAGTTACGAATGCGTGTAACTTCTGTACAAACCCTGAACTAAAACGACAAGCACTCCTCAGCAATCCTGCAAAACAACAAGCCAGCTCTCAGATTTTTCACAAGGAGCAGAGAGGACACCGCACGAGGCCGTTctcgttgcactcggggcacCGCCTGAAGGTGCCCACCTCCTCGAGGAACACCTTGCAGCTGCCGGAGCACTCCTCGCAGGGCACGAACCGaacgccgccgcagccggagcACGCGTCCAGGGCAATGCCCTTGCCGCCGGCGCTCGGCGGGGGCGCCATCTCGCAGGCCTCCAGCGCCCTCGACAGCTCGCCGGCCTCGTGCATCCGGCGGATCTCCTCGGCGCCGCCCAGGTGCCTGCCGTCCGCGAACACCTGCGGGAGCCTGCCCGGTGGGGAGCCCAGCGCGGCGTGGAGCTCGTCCTTGAACCCGGCGTGCATCGACAGGTCGCGCTCGTCGACGCGCACGCCGTAGCCGTGGAGGATGGACCGGGTGGACCAGCAGTCCTCGTACGTCTTGCGGATGCCGCGGAGGCTGGTCAGGTACAGCACCACCTTCCGGGCGCTgtccggcgggggcgggggagcCGGCGGCTTCGGCGGCGCCAGCTTGGCGAGCTTCGCGTCGATCCTCTGCTGGAACGCGCTGACCCGGGCGCGCACGATGCCCGGGAACCTCTGTATCTCGCGCTTCTTGACGCCCGCCTCGTCGCCGACCGGGTCGTCAGGCTTCTTGGCGCACTC
Coding sequences within it:
- the LOC112900342 gene encoding uncharacterized protein At3g28850-like isoform X2, translating into MGCTGSRHALRGGGRSPYARSCSGPVTGGVHHTVALRSSTLGSLSLDRDEDMMKWRDDGGAAKTPPLKQQLLVRRQKQVPGSPAKTPVREPEVINVWELMDGLDDKEEEEGADAGGEDRREKSAPGSPEFDPDVIAAFRKALDEMPPPPDDPGKEECAKKPDDPVGDEAGVKKREIQRFPGIVRARVSAFQQRIDAKLAKLAPPKPPAPPPPPDSARKVVLYLTSLRGIRKTYEDCWSTRSILHGYGVRVDERDLSMHAGFKDELHAALGSPPGRLPQVFADGRHLGGAEEIRRMHEAGELSRALEACEMAPPPSAGGKGIALDACSGCGGVRFVPCEECSGSCKVFLEEDC
- the LOC112900342 gene encoding uncharacterized protein At3g28850-like isoform X1, translating into MGCTGSRHALRGGGRSPYARSCSGPVTGGVHHTVALRSSTLGSLSLDRDEDMMKWRDDGGAAKTPPLKQQLLVRRQKQVPGSPAKTPVREPEVINVWELMDGLDDKEEEEGADAGGEDRREKSAPGSPEFDPDVIAAFRKALDEMPPPPDDPGKEECAKKPDDPVGDEAGVKKREIQRFPGIVRARVSAFQQRIDAKLAKLAPPKPPAPPPPPDSARKVVLYLTSLRGIRKTYEDCWSTRSILHGYGVRVDERDLSMHAGFKDELHAALGSPPGRLPQVFADGRHLGGAEEIRRMHEAGELSRALEACEMAPPPSAGGKGIALDACSGCGGVRFVPCEECSGSCKVFLEEVGTFRRCPECNENGLVRCPLCSL